Part of the Halopseudomonas maritima genome, TTGATGCCTTTCTGCATGTACTCGCCGGTGCGGAACACACCGAAGTAGTTCTGCATGCAGTCCTGCAGTTCTTTGCGCAGCGGCGCAACGTCTTCGCCAGTAGCGCGTTCGTTAATGCCAGACAGACGAGCCAGGGAGGCCTCGATATCGGACTCCGAAGCGCCGCGGTAATCGATACCCTCTTTCAGGGCCGACTCCAGGTGCAGGCCGGCAGCACGGCCAAACACACCAGGTCAAGCAGCGAGTTGCCACCCAGACGGTTGGCACCGTGTACCGACACGCAGGCAATCTCACCAACAGCGAACAGGCCTTCAACGATCTTGTCGTTACCTTCGGCGTCCTGGGTGATGGCCTGACCGTGAATGTTGGTAGCCACACCACCCATCATGTAGTGACAGGTCGGCACAACCGGAACCGGCGCGGTGACCGGATCAACATGCGCAAAGGTCTTGGACAGTTCACAGATACCCGGCAGACGGCTGTGCAGCACTTCTTCACCCAGGTGATCCAGCTTCAGCAGTACGTGATCCTTGTTGGGACCTACGCCGTTGCCGGCCAGAATTTCCTTGACCATGGAGCGCGCGACAACGTCACGACCAGCCAGGTCCTTCGCGTTCGGAGCATAACGCTCCATGAAGCGCTCGCCGTGGGCGTTGATCAGGTAACCACCTTCGCCACGGCAACCTTCGGTAACCAGGACACCGGCGCCGGCGATACCGGTCGGGTGGAACTGCCACATCTCGATGTCCTGCACCGGCACACCGGCACGCAGGGCCATGCCGACACCGTCACCGGTGTTGATCAGAGCATTGGTAGTAGACGCATAGATGCGACCAGCACCGCCGGTGGCCAGCACGGTGGCCTTGGCGCGAATGTAGACGGTCTCGCCGTCTCGACGATGCAGATCGCGATAACACCAACGATGGCGCCGTCCTGGTTCTTCACCAGATCAACTGCGTACCACTCGTTCAGGAAGGTCGTGTTGTGCTTGACGTTGTTCTGATACAGCGTGTGCAGCAGCGCGTGACCGGTACGGTCAGCAGCAGCACAGGTACGGGCAGCCTGACCGCCTTCACCGAAGTTCTTGGACTGACCGCCGAACGGACGCTGATAGATGCGACCCTGTTCAGTACGGGAGAACGGCAGACCCATGTGCTCAAGCTCAAAGACCGCTTCCGGGCCAACCGAACACATGTATTCGATAGCGTCCTGGTCACCGATGTAGTCGGAACCCTTGACGGTATCGTACATGTGCCAGCGCCAATCATCGTTCGGATCAGCTGAGGCGATGGCACAGGTGATGCCACCCTGAGCCGATACGGTGTGCGAGCGAGTCGGGAATACCTTGGTTACTACGGCGGTCTTGTGACCACCTTGAGCCAGCTGCAGCGCAGCGCGCATGCCGGCACCACCACCACCAATGATGATGGCGTCAAAAGTCAGTGTGCGAATGTTAGACATTTAGTTACCCCAGAGAATCTGCACGCCCCAGACAAAGAACACAAACATGGCCAGACCGCAAACCGCCTGGAACAGGAAGCGGATAACGGTGGCAGATTTGCCAAGCGCCATGGGAGTCAGGTAGTCGGTAGAAATGGTCCACATTCCTACCCAGGCATGCACACTGAGTGCGACCAGCGCCAGAATGCTGAAGATACGCATCCAGTTCTGCGCGAACAGCCCTTGCCAGTCAGCGTAGGTCAGCCCTGGGTTGCAAATCAGGTAACCAAGCAGAAACAGCACATAAACAGCCAGCAGCACGGCGGAGACGCGTTGCGCCATCCAGTCATAAAGGCCGCTGCGAGACAGGTTGGTGACATTCGTTACCATATCCACACCCCCAGAAGAACAATCACAATGGCAGATACCACGATTACTACCTGCGAACCACGCTTACCGCTCTCCAGGCCTTCACCCACACCTGCATCCATCACCAGGTGACGAACACCGGCAATCAGGTGGTAAAGCAATGCGGAGACGATACCCCAGACGACCAGTTTGGCCAGGGGGTTCTGCAAGCAGCTCTTGACCTGTTCAAAGCCGCTCTCGGAGCTGAGAGAGGTGTCGAGCATCCAGAGCAGGATTGCAATTGCGACGAACAGGATAACGCCAGAGATGCGATGCAAAATCGACGTGTATGCGGTTACAGGAAGCTTGATTGTCCTGAGGTCTAGGTTGACGGGTCTTTTGCTATTCACGGCTATATTCACACTCATGGCCCTGTGGACAGGGCTGGATTATAGGAAGGTGCACTAGGGCACCTTTAATGACACACACTTCATGCTTCGGGCGAAGCTGTGCAGGCCACTTTGCCGGTCAAGGAGTATAGTGACTTAAACATTTGATTACAACGCAGCAACCGGCCGGAAACGCTCTGTTTCCGAGGCACAAAGTGTACTTGACCTGCCCCGCCAAGGTGGTATTGAAACTTTCAATCCCACTAATTTCCTTTCGCCATGTGCAGAATTGACAAACCGATTTATCACCTTATAGTGATGCGGGCCCTGCGTGGGGGTCACCTTTTCGATACAGCAAAACAGGAGGCCATCAATGGCTGACAAAAAAGCGCAGTTGATCATCGAGGGCGCGGCCCCCATCGATCTGCCGGTCTACTCCGGGACTATGGGTCCCGACGTCGTGGATGTACGCGGCCTCACTGGCGAAGGCGTCTTCACCTTCGACCCCGGCTTCATGGCCACCTCTTCCTGCGAATCCAAGATCACTTACATTGATGGTGACAAGGGCATTCTGCTGCACCGCGGCTACCCGATTGATCAGCTGGCAGAAAAGTCTGACTTCCTGGAAACCTGCTACCTGCTGCTCAAGGGCGAGCTGCCCAACGCAGAGGAAAAGACCAAGTTCGACAACACCATCAAGAACCACACCATGGTTCATGAGCAGCTGAAGAACTTCTTCAACGGCTTCCGTCGCGACGCTCACCCGATGGCCATCATGTGTGGCGTTGTCGGCGCCCTGTCGGCCTTCTACCACGACTCGCTGGACATCAACGATCCGCATCACCGCGAAATCTCCGCCGTGCGCCTGATCGCCAAGATGCCAACCCTGGCTGCCATGGTCTACAAGTACTCCATGGGCCAGCCCATGATGTACCCGCGCAACGACCTGAGCTACTCCGAAAACTTCCTGCACATGATGTTCAACACACCCTGTGACGAGAAGAAGATCAGCCCGGTACTGGCCAAGGCAATGGACCGCATTTTCGTCCTGCACGCCGACCACGAACAGAACGCTTCCACCTCCACGGTCCGCCTGGCAGGCTCCTCCGGCGCCAACCCGTTCGCCTGTATCGCTGCCGGCATTGCCGCCCTGTGGGGCCCGGCACACGGCGGTGCAAACGAAGCCGTACTGCGCATGCTGGACGAAATTGGCGACGTATCGAACATCGAGAAATTTGTCGCCAAGGCCAAGGACAAAGACGATCCGTTCAAGCTGATGGGCTTCGGTCACCGCGTTTACAAGAACTTTGACCCGCGCGCCAAAGTCATGAAGCAGACCTGCGACGAAGTACTGGCCGAGCTGGGCATCAACGACCCGCAACTTGAGCTGGCGATGAAGCTGGAAGAGATCGCACGCAACGATCCCTACTTCAAAGAGCGCAACCTGTACCCGAACGTCGACTTCTACTCCGGCATCATCCTGAAGGCGATCGGCATTCCGACCGAAATGTTCACCGTTATCTTCGCCACCGGCCGCACCCCGGGCTGGATTGCCCACTGGAACGAGATGATCAGCGGTCCGTACAAGATTGGCCGTCCGCGCCAGCTGTACACCGGCTCCGAGCAGCGCGATTACCCTTCCAAGTAACACCTGCCGCAGCTTAAAGATCCCCGCCTTGAGCGTAATGCTGTTCACTTAAGCGGAGCAGCCTTGCGATTTACCGGGTAGCGGGTTTTGGAAATCTTCACCGTCCTTGGTCTTGCTGGCCTTGGGCGGTGATCCAAAAATAACCCTCCGACCCCGCCGCGCAGCTCCGATAGCCTTCTACCTGTTGCCGATACCGGATTCGCTGCAGCCATGACGATGAGCTGGACGGCGATGTACTGACAGGCCGGTTTGAAGCGTATGTCCGAGGGTGCTCGACCAAAGGCCACAGCCGCTTGACTAGCCTCTCGCCGAATGATGTTGTATGCCAGCAACAGCCCCCAGACCTCCTGGTAAACCAGCTCAACCTTCTTGCTTCGCAGTGTTACCGCGTTCTGCTGCATCGAGCTTTTGATGTCGCGAAAGCCGAGTTCAATCTCCCAGCGCTCCAAGTACAGCTCAGCGACGGCCTTTGCGCTGTAGCCCTCGACTGGCAACGAGGTGAGCAGTGACCTGATGTTCCCATGGCTTTTATAGCTGACCTCTCGTACCTCCCAATGCGTAGGTAGACTAGGGTTCCGCTTGCGGGCCTGAGGTGAGACTTTCATCCGAACACGGCGATCGTATTCGCTATAACGCTCGACTTCCTCCATCACGACGTTCTTGCGGGCTGGCGTCAGCCAATGCCGATTGTTGCCTCCATCCACCACGCTTAGCAGCAGATCAGCGCCCCAGAAGCCTTTATCGAACAATGTGACTGAGTTGTCCGGAATCTGACTCAGGAAGGTCTCGGCCAAGCGCATTTCGCTGCCGCGATACGGGCTGAGTTGGGCATCCAGGATCACGTGTGAGCGTACGTTCATCAAGGCAACGAGCCGTAGCATCGGAAAAGGCGTTTGGCGTTCAGTACCTGTGTTGCCAGAGCCAAAGTGCTCCCTCAACTCGGGCGAGTCGGGGGTTCGCAGCAGTGCGCCATCCACCGCGAATACCTGCAACCCTTTCCAGTCATCGCCTTCGTATCGCTCGCATCCCCATTGCTTGGCGGTCTGGCGGAACAGGTGCTCAACCGGATCTGCCCCCAAGCGCTTACGTGCTTCAGTTACGCCGCTTCGAGCCAGCAACTGATCAGAGGCCAAACCTTGGGCGCAAATGTTCAGTCGCCTAGCAACCTCATGCACTGGCTCGTCGCGAAACAGGGCCATACCCAGCACCAGCCAAAGTACTTGGTCACTGGGTAGGCGCCGACGCCTGATGGTGGCTTGCGCCGATAAATTGAGCGCGCTCGCAACCCATTCAACAGGGATGTTCTGAGTGAAGGTGCTGAGGTCAGAGAAGTTGAAGAGCTCGCCGAGGTCGAGCAATTGCTGCTGAATGGGCATAAAAAAATCCGATACCAGAGGACTGATATCGGATTTTCTAGAAACCCCGCCATGGACTCAAATGCTTAAGTGAACAGCATTACGCATATGCGGGGCGTTTTTGTTTCAACTCAACACATTAGTGGTCCACCGCAGCTCCGGCACCACGCGGGACACGAATGTCCTCGATCAGATGCTGAATATTCTCCGGCGGCGCCTTGGTCATGGAAGACACCACTACCGCAGCGATAAAGTTGAAGATCATGCCCAGGGTACCAATGCCTTCCGGTGAAATACCAAACCACCAGTCTTCGGCCGTTGCAGTCGGGTCGATGAACTTGTAGTAAACGATATAACCGAAGGTGAAGGTCAGACCGACAACCATACCGGCGATGGCCCCTTCCTTGTTCATGCGCTTGGAGAAGATCCCCATGACGATGACCGGGAAGAACGAGGCCGCTGCCAGGCCGAAGGCAAAGGCGACCACCTGCGCCACAAAGGCTGGTGGGTAAATCCCGAATAGGCCGGCGATGGCAATCGCCACACCTGCCGCCACCCGCGCTGCCAGTAGCTCCTGTTTCTCGGTAATGTTCGGTGCCATGTTGCTCTTGAGCAGGTCATGGGATACCGAGGTCGAAATCACCAGTAGCAAGCCCGCAGCAGTAGACAACGCCGCCGCTAGACCACCGGCAGCAATCAGCGCAACTACCCAGCCCGGCAGTTCAGCAATTTCCGGGTTGGCCAGTACCATGATGTCGCGGTCAACATACAGCTCGGTAGCCGCCGGCGTGGGTTCGTTGCTCAGCAGACGTTCGCCATTAGCACCGCGCTCGTCGGTGAACTTCGGTGCGCCGACAAAGGGCGCGCCCGGGCCGTACTGAATCACGCCATCGTTGTTCTTATCCTGCCAGGCGATCAGGCCTGCGTTTTCCCAGGTAGTCAGCCAGGCGGGTACTTCCTGATAGGCGGTGTTGGGCACCGAGGTCAGCAGGTTGGTACGTGCAAAGGCCGCAACCGCGGGCGCAGTGGTGTACAGAATCGCGATGAACAGCAGCGCATAACCCGCTGATTTACGGGCGTCACGCACGGTCGGAGTGGTGAAGAAGCGAACGATGACGTGGGGCAGACCGGCAGTACCTACCATCAGCGCCATGGTGATAAAGAACACATCGATGGTCGACTTGGACCCGTCGGTGTACGCCCCAAAACCGAGTTCAGCACCCAGCCCGTTCAGACGCTCCAGTACCGACTGCCCGGTACCGGTCACCTCGCTACCAAAGCCCAGCTGCGGGATCGGATTGCCGGTAATCAGCATGGAGATGTAAATGGCCGGCACCATGTAGGCAAAGATCATCACGCAGTACTGCGCCACCTGGGTGTAGGTGATGCCCTTCATGCCGCCGAGTACGGCGTAGAAGAACACAATGGCCATACCGATGACGACGCCGGTGTTGATGTCCACTTCCAGGTAGCGGGAGAACACGAT contains:
- the sdhD gene encoding succinate dehydrogenase, hydrophobic membrane anchor protein, whose translation is MVTNVTNLSRSGLYDWMAQRVSAVLLAVYVLFLLGYLICNPGLTYADWQGLFAQNWMRIFSILALVALSVHAWVGMWTISTDYLTPMALGKSATVIRFLFQAVCGLAMFVFFVWGVQILWGN
- the sdhC gene encoding succinate dehydrogenase, cytochrome b556 subunit: MNIAVNSKRPVNLDLRTIKLPVTAYTSILHRISGVILFVAIAILLWMLDTSLSSESGFEQVKSCLQNPLAKLVVWGIVSALLYHLIAGVRHLVMDAGVGEGLESGKRGSQVVIVVSAIVIVLLGVWIW
- the gltA gene encoding citrate synthase yields the protein MADKKAQLIIEGAAPIDLPVYSGTMGPDVVDVRGLTGEGVFTFDPGFMATSSCESKITYIDGDKGILLHRGYPIDQLAEKSDFLETCYLLLKGELPNAEEKTKFDNTIKNHTMVHEQLKNFFNGFRRDAHPMAIMCGVVGALSAFYHDSLDINDPHHREISAVRLIAKMPTLAAMVYKYSMGQPMMYPRNDLSYSENFLHMMFNTPCDEKKISPVLAKAMDRIFVLHADHEQNASTSTVRLAGSSGANPFACIAAGIAALWGPAHGGANEAVLRMLDEIGDVSNIEKFVAKAKDKDDPFKLMGFGHRVYKNFDPRAKVMKQTCDEVLAELGINDPQLELAMKLEEIARNDPYFKERNLYPNVDFYSGIILKAIGIPTEMFTVIFATGRTPGWIAHWNEMISGPYKIGRPRQLYTGSEQRDYPSK
- a CDS encoding IS4 family transposase; the protein is MPIQQQLLDLGELFNFSDLSTFTQNIPVEWVASALNLSAQATIRRRRLPSDQVLWLVLGMALFRDEPVHEVARRLNICAQGLASDQLLARSGVTEARKRLGADPVEHLFRQTAKQWGCERYEGDDWKGLQVFAVDGALLRTPDSPELREHFGSGNTGTERQTPFPMLRLVALMNVRSHVILDAQLSPYRGSEMRLAETFLSQIPDNSVTLFDKGFWGADLLLSVVDGGNNRHWLTPARKNVVMEEVERYSEYDRRVRMKVSPQARKRNPSLPTHWEVREVSYKSHGNIRSLLTSLPVEGYSAKAVAELYLERWEIELGFRDIKSSMQQNAVTLRSKKVELVYQEVWGLLLAYNIIRREASQAAVAFGRAPSDIRFKPACQYIAVQLIVMAAANPVSATGRRLSELRGGVGGLFLDHRPRPARPRTVKISKTRYPVNRKAAPLK
- a CDS encoding sodium:solute symporter family protein: MDTQTLIYLFVGATFALYIGIAIWSRAGSTSEYYVASKGVHPIANGMATGADWMSAASFISMAGIISFTGYDGSVYLMGWTGGYVLLAMCLAPYLRKFGKFTVPEFVGERYYSQTARVVAVICVIFISFTYVAGQMRGVGIVFSRYLEVDINTGVVIGMAIVFFYAVLGGMKGITYTQVAQYCVMIFAYMVPAIYISMLITGNPIPQLGFGSEVTGTGQSVLERLNGLGAELGFGAYTDGSKSTIDVFFITMALMVGTAGLPHVIVRFFTTPTVRDARKSAGYALLFIAILYTTAPAVAAFARTNLLTSVPNTAYQEVPAWLTTWENAGLIAWQDKNNDGVIQYGPGAPFVGAPKFTDERGANGERLLSNEPTPAATELYVDRDIMVLANPEIAELPGWVVALIAAGGLAAALSTAAGLLLVISTSVSHDLLKSNMAPNITEKQELLAARVAAGVAIAIAGLFGIYPPAFVAQVVAFAFGLAAASFFPVIVMGIFSKRMNKEGAIAGMVVGLTFTFGYIVYYKFIDPTATAEDWWFGISPEGIGTLGMIFNFIAAVVVSSMTKAPPENIQHLIEDIRVPRGAGAAVDH